One region of Salvia miltiorrhiza cultivar Shanhuang (shh) chromosome 3, IMPLAD_Smil_shh, whole genome shotgun sequence genomic DNA includes:
- the LOC131018645 gene encoding uncharacterized protein LOC131018645: MEGAPRGRGRGRGRGRGRGRGFVPEEPIPQVAPNRTAEEKFRKEKPPTFDGLGEPADAEKWVRAIERIFNYIRCDDEDKVACATYQLVDEADFWWESVRRTMTDEQWENFTWEEFKAELYEKYIPGCYRQKKQNEFWNLRQKTGTVTEYDRAFNQLSRYAPTLVDSDEKRAEKFRNGLRHEIAISLASQGGLTYAQTLSRALTIESLLPREKGKSPEQSGFVPSQDGSKGKRKWNEGTGGNIGNGKKPWVANQNRNQHQNPQPQAMVQTPCPKCQKLHPGECLKGMNVCYNCGEAGHYVSNCPKKGGGAPQQQNPGNQQRQNQGPRGNQGQPQYARAYAINQHQAAGDHGNLAGTIMFSTCRL, from the coding sequence ATGGAAGGTGCACCAAGAGGACGTGGTAGAGGGCGCGGACGTGGCCGTGGGCGCGGTAGGGGATTTGTACCCGAAGAGCCTATTCcacaagtagcaccaaatcgCACAGCCGAGGAAAAGTTTCGcaaggaaaaacctccaacgtttgatggaTTGGGCGAACCTGCGGATGCCGAGAAATGGGTTAGGGCAATAGAACGGATCTTCAACTACATCCGTTGTGATGATGAGGATAAAGTAGCATGCGCAACTTATCAGTTGGTGGACgaagctgacttttggtgggagtcAGTGAGGCGGACTATGACTGACGAACAGTGGGAGAATTTCACATGGGAAGAGTTCAAGGCTGAATTGTATGAGAAATATATACCAGGATGTTACCGACAGAAGAAACAGAATGAGTTTTGGAATCTGAGACAGAAAACGGGAACTGTGACTGAGTACGACAGGGccttcaatcagctatcaagatatgctccgacgTTGGTGGACAGTGATGAGAAACGCGCAGAGAAGTTCAGAAACGGACTGCGTCACGAGATAGCGATTTCCCTAGCAAGTCAAGGGGGTCTCACATACGCGCAGACATTGAGCAGAGCCCTCACTATTGAGTCATTGTTGCCAAGGGAAAAAGGAAAATCCCCCGAACAATCTGGATTTGTACCATCTCAAGATGGTAGTAAGGGAAAGCGAAAATGGAATGAAGGAACTGGTGGAAACattggaaatgggaagaaaccatgggtgGCGAATCAAAATCGGAACCAACATCAGAATCCACAACCTCAAGCAATGGTTCAAACTCCTTGCCCAAAATGTCAAAAACTCCATCCGGGAGAATGTCTGAAAGGAATGAACGTCTGCTATAACTGCGGAGAGGCCGGGCATTATGTCTCGAATTGCCCAAAGAAGGGAGGTGGAGCACCCCAACAACAAAATCCCGGGAACCAACAGCGACAAAACCAAGGTCCTAGAGGAAATCAGGGGCAACCACAATACGCTAGGGCCTATGCCATTAACCAACACCAAGCAGCGGGAGATCacggaaacctggcaggtaccATTATGTTTTCGACATGTCGATTATAG